A window of Paenibacillus sp. 19GGS1-52 contains these coding sequences:
- a CDS encoding glycoside hydrolase domain-containing protein, with protein MPGGKYRIGIYGPRNVCSRVFKERYAVTSFVSDMSTKFSGNLGYPLPNNWAFDQISTISIGAGDGAIEIDNNIQSGLDMGVSSVAILNPLDDNYLLSDYTDAISNEVVPIVSDHLSFAQELITLRSPQTAVNVIFQYDELITQLSQKYNFRKAMLQSVVLRELSFENVTDVAADAAVKEHYAYKEAYEAWLELPDAVKAITPAPTYPILGREDASTGFGQIFAKTAIDSINYAVNNGIASGNTYNYSSWKDVMYIWTQLNSNVEFNLATCALVLLRAANQVELDSDYYGYTETDIKKVLSRYNGTNDAATNYGNETFKYYQVFEKYNKLVREHSII; from the coding sequence ATCCCTGGGGGGAAATACCGAATTGGTATTTATGGCCCGAGAAACGTTTGTAGCCGTGTATTTAAAGAGAGATATGCCGTTACGAGCTTTGTGAGTGACATGTCTACAAAATTTAGTGGGAATTTGGGTTACCCTCTACCCAATAATTGGGCTTTTGACCAGATTTCCACGATAAGCATCGGTGCTGGGGATGGCGCCATTGAAATTGATAATAATATTCAATCTGGTCTGGACATGGGTGTTAGTAGCGTAGCTATTCTTAATCCCTTGGACGATAACTATTTGCTTAGTGATTACACTGATGCTATTTCAAATGAAGTTGTCCCAATTGTTTCAGATCATCTTAGTTTCGCCCAGGAACTCATTACACTAAGATCGCCTCAGACCGCCGTTAATGTAATCTTTCAATATGATGAATTAATTACTCAATTGAGTCAAAAATACAACTTCAGAAAGGCAATGTTGCAAAGTGTTGTACTTAGAGAATTAAGCTTTGAGAATGTAACAGACGTTGCTGCAGATGCAGCCGTAAAAGAACATTATGCTTATAAAGAGGCGTATGAAGCGTGGCTAGAGTTACCGGATGCTGTAAAGGCCATAACTCCAGCGCCTACCTATCCAATCTTAGGTAGAGAGGATGCCAGTACAGGATTTGGTCAAATCTTCGCGAAAACTGCAATTGATTCGATTAATTATGCTGTAAATAATGGAATTGCATCTGGTAACACATATAATTACAGTAGTTGGAAAGATGTTATGTACATTTGGACCCAATTGAACAGTAATGTAGAGTTTAATTTGGCAACTTGTGCGCTGGTTTTGTTAAGAGCAGCTAATCAAGTTGAACTTGATTCCGATTATTATGGTTATACAGAAACAGATATAAAAAAAGTGCTTTCCAGATACAACGGTACAAATGATGCTGCAACAAATTACGGAAATGAAACGTTTAAATACTAC
- a CDS encoding glycoside hydrolase domain-containing protein: MDAMVREVQIWLNVTYQRHYELPILDEDGITGWATVRKLIQALQIEIGLTPDGDFGPGTLAVCPTLYTSTLTSNLNFILQSALYCKGFNPNGFDGAYGSGVAAAITKFKANAGLPNPSGITTPMVFKALLNMDAYLGVGDLRIKDTKVHQIQQTLNNKYSNTIGLVPTDGNYTKDTNKAIVQALQIEEGQTVADGVLGPTTISLLPTLSSGNTQTAFILLLQFSLYVNGFDPNGFDGKYGNGVKNAVSAFQTFVKLAVDGIAGKQVWSSLLVSTGDKNRKGTACDCVTTITTLKAQTLKQNGYKTVGRYLVRDWKRIKQGELDAIFGAGLTVFPIYQRSGDGIEHFNEAQGASDARDAHAAATGYGFNVGTIIYFAVDFDAVDGQVTTNIIPYFRAVYNKMQSLGGNTELVFMARETFVAVYLKRDMPLRAL; the protein is encoded by the coding sequence ATGGATGCAATGGTAAGAGAAGTACAAATATGGTTGAACGTAACATACCAAAGACATTATGAACTTCCCATCCTTGATGAAGATGGGATTACAGGCTGGGCGACTGTAAGAAAGCTCATTCAAGCTTTACAAATTGAGATTGGTTTAACTCCCGATGGTGATTTTGGTCCAGGAACATTGGCAGTCTGCCCTACATTGTACACAAGCACATTGACAAGCAATTTGAATTTTATTTTACAAAGTGCATTATATTGCAAAGGGTTTAACCCTAATGGATTTGATGGTGCGTATGGAAGTGGTGTCGCTGCCGCAATTACCAAATTTAAAGCGAATGCTGGTCTGCCAAACCCTAGTGGTATTACTACCCCGATGGTATTTAAAGCTTTGTTAAATATGGATGCTTACTTGGGAGTAGGCGACTTGAGAATCAAGGACACAAAAGTCCATCAAATTCAGCAAACTTTAAATAATAAGTATTCAAACACTATTGGCTTGGTTCCGACGGATGGGAATTATACAAAAGACACTAATAAAGCTATTGTGCAAGCTCTTCAGATTGAAGAAGGTCAAACTGTAGCCGATGGTGTACTTGGACCAACCACGATTTCTCTCTTGCCAACACTCTCTTCAGGAAACACGCAAACAGCATTCATCTTACTGCTTCAGTTTTCCTTGTACGTAAATGGATTTGACCCTAACGGATTTGATGGTAAATATGGAAATGGAGTTAAAAATGCAGTCAGCGCTTTTCAAACATTTGTTAAGCTTGCGGTAGATGGAATTGCAGGTAAGCAGGTTTGGTCATCTCTGCTGGTAAGTACCGGTGATAAAAATCGTAAAGGAACGGCCTGTGATTGTGTAACTACCATTACAACTTTAAAAGCACAAACTTTAAAACAAAATGGTTACAAAACTGTTGGTCGCTATCTTGTGCGCGATTGGAAAAGAATCAAGCAGGGCGAGTTAGATGCGATCTTTGGTGCAGGCCTCACTGTATTTCCTATTTATCAACGATCCGGCGATGGAATTGAACATTTTAATGAAGCTCAAGGTGCCTCGGATGCGCGTGATGCCCATGCCGCCGCTACAGGTTATGGTTTTAATGTAGGTACTATCATTTACTTTGCAGTTGATTTTGATGCAGTGGATGGACAAGTCACAACAAACATCATCCCGTATTTTCGTGCTGTTTACAACAAGATGCAATCCCTGGGGGGAAATACCGAATTGGTATTTATGGCCCGAGAAACGTTTGTAGCCGTGTATTTAAAGAGAGATATGCCGTTACGAGCTTTGTGA
- a CDS encoding DUF6042 family protein: protein METLLGLIEDSKIESGYTILPNGFVDNGWLVKAPAIATPVLMGLALTISKRMQKNDIIRYLYEHYSDDTRFNFFVPRHKFKDKNEQLDFWENRQRETEIRLSLENAGYQYPENVEDMLALFIKWGIVIEKNEQLDLAISPFPIPETFGID, encoded by the coding sequence ATGGAAACCTTACTTGGTTTAATTGAGGACAGTAAAATTGAGAGTGGTTATACTATACTACCGAATGGCTTTGTAGACAATGGCTGGCTTGTAAAAGCTCCTGCAATAGCAACACCTGTGTTAATGGGCCTAGCATTAACTATTTCTAAGAGAATGCAAAAGAACGATATAATTCGCTACTTATATGAACATTACTCCGATGACACACGTTTTAATTTTTTTGTCCCGCGTCATAAATTTAAAGATAAAAATGAACAGCTCGATTTTTGGGAAAATCGCCAACGTGAAACTGAGATAAGACTCTCTCTTGAGAACGCAGGTTACCAGTATCCCGAGAATGTTGAAGATATGCTGGCGTTGTTTATTAAATGGGGGATCGTTATAGAAAAAAATGAGCAACTGGATTTAGCAATATCTCCTTTTCCGATACCAGAAACTTTTGGAATTGATTAA